A portion of the Paenibacillus sp. PvR098 genome contains these proteins:
- a CDS encoding flagellar hook-length control protein FliK, translating to MEITAQTPITTSVGSTSGGTAFNSGSSSSGFSTTLNGMLVSGNPQAGTDLTAAGTSLSALMGLLAPFLTTSVPTDESAAAMNGEQIDGLIQLLEQTQDGAGGNPLLSNPDLQAWLAQLQEILTALAANMEAGTANGRHSEEEGSAPSYVSNDLLDGALNPMLFIPLTAASPRAEDGGNQYMGGTLQAGISQAEAVQLLKQLREMVEQGKKDPQLQQSLKELPAVLMSAAVTESDQNKGAERSQRLSQTSLIMQPATDAESSETQEMVSIVTNPLNKLEMLAAKHTVAMHSAEQPTIQADNLFEPLIPADSGTITGQQPAMSLQDWMKGVQAGLSMPKHPVLQMSAGTFANDLTQFVVSSFSLQTSSDGLTEARISLFPQHLGHVEVKLTMQNGLLVAQIMADSLSGKEMLESQLAQLRSTLQSQGIQIEKLEVSQSQNFQSGMFQEGRQQQSGQSSKQNKSGSSSVASIEEEQGLETKSNMNTTVDGRGSIDVTA from the coding sequence ATGGAAATTACAGCTCAAACGCCAATTACGACATCTGTTGGTTCAACGTCCGGAGGAACAGCATTCAATTCGGGATCTAGCAGTTCGGGTTTTTCTACGACGCTAAACGGAATGCTCGTTTCGGGCAATCCACAAGCTGGTACGGATTTGACTGCTGCTGGGACAAGCCTTTCGGCTTTGATGGGTTTGCTTGCCCCTTTCTTGACAACTTCCGTTCCGACAGACGAATCTGCTGCAGCCATGAATGGCGAACAGATCGATGGCTTGATCCAGCTGTTGGAGCAGACTCAGGACGGAGCTGGGGGAAATCCTCTTTTATCGAATCCTGACTTGCAAGCGTGGCTTGCCCAGCTGCAGGAGATTTTGACGGCACTTGCTGCGAACATGGAGGCTGGTACTGCTAACGGACGCCATTCGGAAGAAGAAGGTAGTGCGCCATCGTACGTTTCTAATGATCTTTTGGATGGAGCATTAAATCCAATGCTGTTTATTCCACTGACTGCGGCTTCTCCGCGCGCAGAGGATGGCGGTAATCAATACATGGGCGGGACTTTACAGGCGGGGATCAGCCAAGCCGAAGCTGTCCAACTGTTGAAGCAGCTGAGAGAGATGGTGGAACAAGGGAAGAAAGACCCTCAGCTTCAGCAGTCCTTGAAGGAGCTTCCAGCAGTCTTGATGTCTGCGGCTGTGACCGAGAGCGATCAGAATAAGGGAGCCGAGCGATCTCAGCGTTTGTCTCAAACATCGCTTATCATGCAGCCGGCAACCGATGCGGAGTCTTCCGAGACACAGGAAATGGTCAGCATTGTCACTAACCCGCTGAACAAGTTAGAAATGTTAGCGGCTAAGCATACGGTTGCTATGCATTCCGCAGAGCAGCCGACGATCCAGGCCGACAACTTGTTTGAGCCATTGATACCAGCCGATTCCGGTACCATAACTGGACAGCAGCCAGCGATGTCGCTTCAAGATTGGATGAAGGGAGTACAAGCGGGACTGTCTATGCCGAAGCATCCAGTGCTTCAAATGTCCGCAGGAACATTTGCCAATGACTTGACGCAATTTGTTGTTAGTTCTTTCTCGCTCCAAACTTCGTCTGATGGGTTAACCGAAGCCAGGATCTCGTTATTTCCGCAGCATCTGGGACATGTAGAAGTCAAACTGACGATGCAGAACGGACTGCTTGTAGCTCAAATTATGGCAGACAGCTTGTCTGGTAAAGAAATGCTCGAAAGCCAGTTGGCACAGCTGCGATCGACGCTGCAAAGCCAAGGCATTCAAATCGAGAAGCTGGAGGTTAGCCAGAGCCAGAATTTCCAATCCGGTATGTTCCAAGAAGGGCGGCAGCAGCAGTCGGGTCAATCTTCCAAGCAAAACAAATCGGGCAGCAGCAGCGTAGCTAGCATTGAGGAAGAGCAAGGGTTAGAAACGAAGTCTAACATGAATACGACGGTTGACGGCCGTGGTTCCATTGACGTGACGGCATAA
- the flgD gene encoding flagellar hook assembly protein FlgD: MTDSNISTRNVWPYYAKENIQRAGSEDKNQLGKDEFLKILIAQLKNQDPTQPLQDKEFIAQMAQFTSVEQLTNMASEMKMLRQSLGFASGLIGKNITWTYEDSQGTTHFKTGMVESITVKKGEQFAKVNGEEVTLDKISQISNPEET, from the coding sequence GTGACAGACTCCAATATCAGTACCCGAAACGTATGGCCTTATTATGCTAAAGAAAATATTCAGCGTGCAGGATCTGAGGATAAGAATCAATTAGGTAAAGACGAATTCCTTAAAATATTGATTGCCCAATTGAAAAATCAAGATCCGACCCAACCCTTGCAGGACAAAGAGTTTATTGCGCAAATGGCTCAGTTCACTTCGGTGGAACAGCTGACGAATATGGCCAGTGAGATGAAGATGCTTCGCCAATCGCTCGGTTTTGCGTCAGGATTGATTGGGAAGAATATCACTTGGACTTATGAGGATAGCCAAGGAACAACGCATTTCAAAACCGGCATGGTTGAGTCCATCACGGTGAAAAAGGGCGAACAATTTGCGAAGGTGAACGGAGAGGAAGTCACGCTCGATAAAATCAGTCAAATTTCGAATCCGGAGGAAACGTAA
- a CDS encoding TIGR02530 family flagellar biosynthesis protein translates to MTERITIGRLYPNVVTPSRSSRAAAQSANRNVSFDSILQNQALRFSHHAEERLRQRGIQFQPEQLAKINLAIDKAATKGAKDSLMLINDTALIVNIKNRTVVTAMDEASMKNNLFTQIDSAMIIS, encoded by the coding sequence ATGACGGAGCGAATAACGATTGGCAGGCTTTATCCGAATGTGGTGACTCCGAGCCGCTCATCTAGAGCTGCAGCACAATCCGCCAATAGGAACGTATCGTTTGATTCGATTTTACAAAACCAAGCTTTGCGTTTCAGCCATCATGCTGAAGAACGATTACGGCAGCGAGGCATTCAGTTTCAGCCCGAACAGCTGGCCAAAATCAATTTGGCAATTGATAAAGCTGCAACCAAAGGTGCAAAAGATTCGCTAATGCTGATCAATGACACGGCCTTGATCGTGAACATTAAGAACCGTACTGTGGTTACTGCCATGGACGAAGCATCCATGAAAAACAACTTGTTTACGCAAATCGACAGCGCCATGATCATTTCTTAA
- the flgG gene encoding flagellar basal body rod protein FlgG, with protein sequence MLRSLYSGVSGMRGFQTKLDVIGNNIANVNTVGFKASRVMFKDILSQTVSGVTAPTDERGGVNSKQIGLGVAVGAIDTLHTPGSAMTTNVVTDLRIDGDGFFAMRATEDQEQPFLSRAGNFTLDSNRRLVNADGLFVSDSEGGIIQLEDTVTAFSISQSGELITVGEDGAATPSGIFIAVVKVANPAGLEKIGGNLYRVTPNAMPPDALELPTGEDAQANNAATGTGAIISGQLEMSNVDLTSEFTEMIIAQRGFQSNSRIITTSDEILQEVVNLKR encoded by the coding sequence ATGTTAAGATCTCTGTATTCCGGCGTATCCGGTATGAGAGGATTTCAAACGAAGCTGGACGTCATCGGTAACAACATTGCCAACGTCAATACTGTTGGTTTTAAAGCCAGTCGTGTCATGTTTAAGGACATTCTCAGCCAAACCGTATCAGGCGTAACAGCGCCGACAGACGAGCGTGGGGGCGTCAATTCAAAGCAAATCGGACTTGGTGTTGCCGTGGGCGCCATTGATACGCTGCATACTCCTGGCAGTGCCATGACGACAAATGTCGTAACGGACTTGAGGATCGACGGCGATGGCTTCTTCGCAATGAGGGCGACGGAAGATCAAGAGCAGCCCTTTTTGTCCCGTGCAGGAAATTTCACGCTGGATTCTAATCGGCGGCTCGTTAATGCTGACGGATTGTTCGTGTCTGACAGCGAGGGAGGAATTATTCAGCTTGAGGATACGGTAACAGCATTTTCGATATCACAGTCTGGTGAGCTTATCACTGTAGGTGAAGACGGTGCAGCCACTCCAAGCGGTATCTTTATTGCGGTCGTTAAGGTTGCGAATCCTGCCGGACTCGAGAAGATTGGCGGAAACCTGTATCGCGTCACACCAAACGCAATGCCACCGGATGCATTGGAGCTGCCTACTGGAGAAGATGCTCAGGCCAATAATGCCGCAACCGGTACCGGGGCCATTATCTCCGGACAGCTAGAAATGTCCAATGTGGATTTGACTTCGGAATTTACCGAGATGATTATCGCGCAGCGCGGGTTCCAGTCTAACTCCAGAATTATTACGACTTCAGACGAAATTCTTCAAGAGGTTGTTAATCTGAAACGATAG
- a CDS encoding flagellar FlbD family protein: MIRLTRLNGKQITINALLIEMIEETPDTMITLVTGKKIMVLEKVEETVALVQSFMQMVGLVGGSIKSLNSEGS, translated from the coding sequence ATGATTCGTCTGACCCGGCTTAACGGAAAGCAAATTACGATTAATGCTCTCTTGATCGAAATGATCGAAGAGACACCGGATACTATGATTACACTGGTAACCGGCAAAAAAATAATGGTGTTAGAAAAAGTAGAAGAAACCGTTGCGCTGGTTCAAAGCTTCATGCAAATGGTAGGGCTTGTAGGCGGTTCGATAAAAAGCCTGAATTCGGAGGGGTCGTAG
- a CDS encoding flagellar basal body-associated FliL family protein, protein MFKSKIFIMVVAILIAITLILTAAFVLWNYMDKANSTPLDQAQQSASEVKSGKKLTPDQVQENTSSMQDVLTNLAGGNNKFIKVSFAFELENKKAKEEFEKLETQMKAIVIQTLADMTPDQVSGSKGFDNLTSALMNKMNPLLQQGKLNQILITDIVLQ, encoded by the coding sequence TTGTTTAAGAGCAAAATATTCATTATGGTGGTTGCTATTCTTATCGCCATCACATTAATTTTGACGGCGGCTTTCGTTCTTTGGAACTATATGGATAAAGCAAATAGCACCCCGCTGGATCAAGCGCAGCAATCGGCCAGCGAAGTCAAGTCGGGTAAGAAGCTCACTCCGGATCAGGTACAGGAGAACACGTCCAGTATGCAAGATGTACTGACTAACCTCGCCGGAGGAAACAACAAGTTTATTAAAGTGAGCTTTGCCTTTGAATTGGAAAATAAGAAGGCGAAGGAGGAGTTTGAAAAGCTGGAAACCCAAATGAAAGCGATCGTGATCCAAACGCTCGCAGATATGACTCCAGATCAGGTGTCGGGGAGCAAAGGCTTTGACAATCTCACCTCAGCCCTTATGAATAAAATGAATCCGCTTTTGCAGCAAGGAAAACTGAATCAAATATTGATCACGGATATCGTTCTGCAATAG